One Oncorhynchus keta strain PuntledgeMale-10-30-2019 chromosome 11, Oket_V2, whole genome shotgun sequence DNA window includes the following coding sequences:
- the LOC118390066 gene encoding protein FAM222B-like produces MLACLPGPGDLSLQLLSHTQMNTGLQKWDTTQRMRSAQYPTPAELDAYAKKVANNPLTIKIFPNSVKVPQRNHVRRTVNGLDTSCQRYSPYPPSQASAKAGLLAIIKMPVIKGILKDFDGSRVRLQPSEVIMNPPGPGGPYAAAAASASTLNLHHPPSQGQGMPRQSLNPHPGSQTRPQTLQQTHPQQQGQCQVLRHPPSMPQQHPEQSLPRAQTLSHPPALGHPQPPSGPTLLLQQQQQQNLQQQGQPPPGLQGGRKLPDADAPPNVTVSTSTIPLSMAAGLNQGRQPDLNSIVHQINQFCQARAQGAGATSMCEGQIANPSPISRNLLINASSRLSMHSHPHPNVCPPGLPPHPNCIMCPANKAAAPSHPQNNMAASNMMPVYHNDIKQQQQQQHQQQHQQHNHQQQMRWNQQQLAHLQHMQQDGGGHPCKHPSHMGYLPELCVGQPYSLKPPIEKPTPSPPNNNNGMPGGPLAHYTSGGHYFQQHAVWNSSILPTPNSDSSGSQDLSMPFHGGPPGGSTTLDCGGPPGGGHYRPGASSSSSGQTSLVQTADYLGGDFQTPCFRDHNLGLMGKMHRPPMNRVGPEVGPGDGRTAHIQHPGYR; encoded by the coding sequence GGGACACTACACAGAGGATGAGATCTGCTCAATATCCAACCCCTGCAGAATTGGATGCTTATGCTAAGAAGGTTGCCAACAACCCCCTGACCATTAAGATCTTCCCCAACAGCGTCAAGGTCCCCCAGAGGAATCACGTGCGCCGCACAGTCAACGGGCTGGATACCTCTTGCCAGCGCTACAGCCCCTACCCCCCCTCTCAGGCCAGCGCCAAGGCCGGCCTCCTTGCCATCATCAAGATGCCCGTCATCAAGGGCATCCTCAAAGACTTTGATGGCAGCCGGGTACGCCTGCAACCCTCCGAGGTCATCATGAACCCCCCTGGCCCCGGAGGGCCATACGCAGCAGCAGCCGCCTCGGCCAGCACTTTAAACCTACACCACCCCCCTTCCCAAGGCCAGGGCATGCCCCGGCAGAGCCTGAACCCTCACCCTGGGAGCCAGACTCGCCCTCAGACTCTACAACAGACTCACCCCCAGCAGCAGGGTCAGTGCCAGGTCCTCAGACACCCACCCTCCATGCCCCAGCAGCACCCAGAGCAGAGTCTGCCCAGGGCCCAGACTCTGTCCCACCCCCCAGCCCTGGGCCACCCCCAGCCTCCCTCTGGCCCCACTCTCCTGCtccaacagcagcaacaacagaacCTTCAGCAGCAGGGGCAGCCTCCTCCCGGCCTTCAGGGGGGGCGAAAGCTGCCAGACGCCGACGCGCCGCCTAACGTGACCGTCTCTACCTCAACAATTCCTCTGTCCATGGCCGCCGGCCTGAACCAGGGCCGCCAGCCAGACCTGAACAGCATTGTACACCAGATCAACCAGTTCTGCCAAGCCCGGGCCCAGGGGGCTGGGGCCACCTCAATGTGCGAGGGCCAGATCGCGAACCCCAGCCCCATCAGCCGCAACCTCCTCATCAATGCCAGCTCCAGGTTGTCCATGCACAGCCACCCACACCCCAACGTCTGTCCCCCCGGGCTGCCTCCACACCCCAACTGCATCATGTGTCCTGCGAACAAGGCTGCTGCCCCCTCTCACCCCCAAAACAACATGGCTGCTTCTAACATGATGCCTGTTTACCACAATGATAtcaaacagcagcagcaacaacagcatcaacaacagcatcaacaacatAATCACCAACAGCAGATGCGCTGGAACCAGCAGCAGTTGGCTCATCTACAGCACATGCAGCAGGATGGCGGGGGCCACCCCTGCAAGCACCCCTCTCACATGGGCTACCTCCCAGAGCTGTGTGTGGGCCAGCCATACAGCCTGAAGCCTCCTATAGAGAagcccaccccctctccccccaaCAACAACAATGGCATGCCTGGGGGTCCACTGGCCCACTACACCAGTGGTGGCCACTATTTCCAACAACACGCTGTGTGGAACAGCAGTATCCTGCCAACGCCCAACAGCGACAGCTCCGGGTCTCAGGACCTGTCCATGCCATTCCATGGTGGGCCCCCAGGGGGCTCCACCACCCTAGACTGCGGTGGGCCCCCTGGGGGAGGCCATTACAGGCCCGGAGCGAGCTCCTCCTCCTCCGGCCAGACTAGTCTGGTGCAAACGGCAGATTACTTGGGCGGGGACTTCCAGACGCCCTGCTTCCGAGATCACAATCTGGGGCTGATGGGAAAGATGCACAGGCCTCCCATGAACAGGGTGGGGCCCGAGGTTGGCCCCGGGGACGGCAGAACCGCTCACATCCAACACCCAGGGTACAGATAA